One Alphaproteobacteria bacterium LSUCC0396 genomic region harbors:
- a CDS encoding GTP-binding protein: MTQGQHDRAVTENPVVPVTLITGFLGAGKTSLINHVLAGDNGQKFAVIVNEFGAIGIDHDLIVSSTETLLELSNGCVCCTIRGDLVTTLRDLLARSEDYDGIFIETTGLADPAPVIQTFMFDQLLASKAYLDAVVTVIDAHHFTSQVERFPEALHQLLYANVVIVNKTESCSASALDALTQNLRALNAHALLHFTENAAVPFGSITGQNAFDMKRLIDEFAGAGKIDAGDGAAERPAHDFAHDDAAKSQASAHNVTSQSFASAAPLDLAQLEAWLNGLLQKHGQDILRMKGIFQIAGREEKLVFQAVHMMSDARWVDVWAPGELRQSRLVIIGQQLDQLALADFDLGLLVTQNR; encoded by the coding sequence ATGACCCAAGGTCAGCATGATCGGGCAGTGACAGAAAATCCTGTCGTGCCGGTGACGCTGATTACCGGCTTTCTTGGTGCTGGCAAAACCAGCCTGATTAATCATGTATTAGCGGGCGACAATGGTCAAAAATTTGCCGTGATCGTCAATGAATTTGGCGCCATCGGTATCGACCATGATTTGATTGTCAGCAGTACGGAAACCCTGCTCGAACTCAGCAATGGCTGCGTGTGCTGTACCATTCGTGGTGACCTTGTGACAACGTTGCGAGACTTGCTGGCGCGGTCTGAAGATTATGACGGTATCTTTATTGAGACCACCGGTCTTGCCGATCCGGCGCCGGTGATCCAGACCTTTATGTTTGATCAATTATTGGCGTCAAAGGCCTATCTTGACGCGGTTGTGACGGTGATTGACGCGCATCATTTTACCAGTCAGGTCGAGCGGTTCCCCGAGGCCTTGCATCAATTGCTTTATGCTAATGTCGTGATCGTCAATAAAACCGAATCTTGCAGCGCGTCTGCATTGGATGCGCTGACGCAGAATCTGCGGGCGCTTAATGCGCATGCGTTGTTGCATTTTACCGAGAATGCCGCCGTGCCATTTGGCAGCATCACCGGACAGAACGCGTTTGATATGAAACGGCTTATTGATGAGTTTGCCGGTGCGGGGAAAATTGACGCTGGCGATGGGGCTGCTGAACGGCCAGCGCATGATTTTGCGCATGATGATGCAGCAAAATCGCAGGCCAGCGCCCATAACGTTACCAGCCAGTCATTTGCCAGTGCGGCGCCGCTTGATCTGGCGCAACTTGAGGCTTGGCTTAATGGGCTGTTGCAGAAACACGGCCAAGATATTTTGCGGATGAAAGGCATTTTTCAGATTGCTGGCCGCGAAGAAAAACTCGTTTTTCAGGCCGTTCATATGATGTCGGATGCGCGCTGGGTTGATGTTTGGGCACCCGGTGAACTGCGGCAATCGCGGCTTGTGATTATCGGGCAACAGCTTGATCAGCTGGCGTTAGCGGATTTTGATTTGGGCTTGCTGGTGACACAAAACAGATAG
- a CDS encoding FAD-binding oxidoreductase — MHKIKIAGSDDEFICMPDDTILRAALRAGHAMPYSCNVGSCGNCRFELAEGTVHHAREDSPAWGERDLKRNRWLGCQARPETDCVIKFRSDAKYQPPFVPSRQSAKLVSKQSITHDIAEFTFTLAAPAGFRPGQYALVEIDGIDGGRAYSMSNLGGTDQWQFQIKKVPGGAVTSHLFDAIEIGDTITIDGPYGSAYLQENSPRNLLLIAGGSGLSPMVSIIRGAAAAGLLDGRQVNFFYGGRNQDDIPAGALIDEITGLGTNVDVQIVLSEDASGTYQGGFVHDAAWAKIGDAISDYDLYFAGPAVMAAAIQKRAYETGLAQDQMFFDEFY, encoded by the coding sequence ATGCATAAAATTAAAATTGCCGGAAGTGATGATGAATTTATCTGTATGCCAGATGATACGATTTTGCGCGCGGCGTTGCGGGCCGGTCATGCGATGCCCTATTCTTGCAATGTTGGCTCTTGCGGTAATTGCCGGTTTGAGCTGGCTGAAGGCACTGTTCATCACGCCAGAGAGGATTCGCCAGCATGGGGTGAGCGTGATCTAAAGCGGAACCGGTGGCTTGGCTGTCAGGCACGGCCCGAGACTGATTGCGTGATTAAATTTCGCAGCGATGCCAAATACCAGCCGCCATTTGTGCCATCACGGCAATCTGCCAAATTGGTTTCAAAACAGTCGATCACGCATGATATTGCCGAATTCACCTTTACATTGGCGGCACCTGCCGGGTTCCGTCCGGGGCAATATGCGCTTGTTGAGATTGATGGAATTGACGGAGGGCGCGCCTATTCGATGAGCAATCTGGGTGGCACCGATCAATGGCAGTTCCAAATCAAGAAAGTACCGGGTGGTGCGGTGACGTCGCATTTGTTTGATGCGATTGAGATTGGTGATACCATCACTATCGATGGACCTTATGGTAGCGCCTATTTACAAGAAAATAGCCCGCGCAACCTGCTTTTGATTGCTGGTGGCTCGGGGCTATCGCCGATGGTCTCGATCATCCGCGGCGCGGCGGCGGCTGGGCTTTTGGATGGGCGGCAGGTCAATTTCTTTTATGGTGGGCGCAATCAGGACGATATCCCCGCTGGCGCATTGATTGATGAAATAACCGGCCTTGGCACGAATGTAGATGTGCAGATTGTCCTGTCTGAAGATGCGAGTGGCACCTATCAAGGTGGGTTTGTGCATGATGCAGCATGGGCAAAGATTGGTGATGCAATCAGCGATTATGATCTCTATTTTGCGGGTCCGGCGGTAATGGCGGCAGCAATTCAAAAACGCGCCTATGAAACTGGATTGGCGCAGGATCAGATGTTTTTTGACGAGTTTTATTGA
- a CDS encoding EamA family transporter → MLGALLALASAALFGLQSAAVRRAVTSSSPLQGMAITVPSGVPLFAALALFFGGFDAMPGWPASTWLWAGVAGIIHFVIGRFGNYHATQALGGTLSTPIQQLSVIVALVLAVLFLQESISGLNFVGIGLVIFGPMVMLSRRKKNAGKRAGSDFEPNFRSGLIWGLVSAFGYGSSPLFVALALRSAGPVEAPFGNAIGVLFVSYGCASVMVIGVIMMAGGIKVVRSIPKSGLNWYLFSSVLVALSQLFRYMALVVAPVSVVVPIQRLSAIFRLLFNAMLNRKDERLDPMVIVGIILSIFGAAALGVDTKTALDWLDLGPELTGLLSWRF, encoded by the coding sequence ATGCTAGGCGCACTTCTTGCGCTGGCATCGGCGGCGTTATTTGGCCTGCAAAGCGCCGCTGTACGCCGCGCGGTGACCAGCTCCAGCCCGCTTCAGGGCATGGCGATTACCGTGCCATCAGGCGTGCCATTATTTGCCGCGCTGGCATTGTTTTTTGGCGGCTTTGATGCGATGCCGGGCTGGCCGGCCAGCACTTGGCTTTGGGCAGGTGTTGCTGGCATTATCCATTTTGTCATTGGCCGGTTTGGCAATTACCACGCCACACAGGCGCTGGGCGGCACGCTATCAACTCCGATCCAGCAATTAAGCGTTATTGTTGCGCTGGTACTGGCAGTCTTGTTCCTGCAGGAAAGCATCAGCGGCCTAAATTTCGTTGGCATCGGTCTGGTGATTTTTGGCCCAATGGTGATGTTAAGTCGCCGCAAGAAAAACGCCGGCAAACGCGCCGGTTCAGATTTTGAACCCAATTTTCGCTCTGGCCTAATCTGGGGGCTGGTATCGGCTTTCGGCTATGGCAGTAGCCCGCTATTTGTTGCGTTGGCATTGCGTAGCGCAGGGCCGGTTGAGGCACCGTTCGGTAATGCGATTGGCGTTCTATTTGTGTCTTATGGCTGCGCCAGCGTTATGGTAATCGGCGTTATTATGATGGCTGGCGGGATAAAGGTCGTGCGCTCAATCCCAAAAAGCGGATTGAACTGGTATCTATTCTCCAGCGTTCTGGTCGCATTATCCCAGCTGTTTCGCTACATGGCATTGGTCGTCGCACCGGTATCGGTGGTTGTGCCAATTCAGCGGCTCTCGGCGATCTTCCGGCTTTTGTTCAATGCGATGCTAAACCGCAAGGATGAGCGGTTGGATCCGATGGTGATCGTCGGGATTATCTTGTCAATATTTGGCGCGGCAGCGCTTGGTGTTGATACAAAGACTGCGCTTGACTGGCTTGATCTGGGGCCAGAACTCACCGGCTTGCTGAGCTGGCGTTTCTAG
- a CDS encoding ethanolamine ammonia-lyase reactivating factor EutA: MSQKKPDNSPASHTVADHAFGDFFPHEHDGDADHDHDDIDPGPLEDNPIWQRDNVTLSTVGVDIGSSGTQVIFSQIHLQRLNDSLASRYVIVDRVTDFESPVSFTPFIDQKTIDAVALGRIIDAAYAEAGILPRQIDIGVVILTGEALRRDNAAAVAEVIAEKGGEFVTATAGNHMEAMLAAFGSGAAKASHDQENRILNIDIGGGTTKLALLDHGKIVWTAALDIGGRLIAIDDGKIVRLDAAGRLHAKTAGHDFELGQSVAAETMDQIAAGMARALVNALGGMMTDEVAALFLTDLPDDLTDIQAVMFSGGVAEYVYQRETQNFGDLGFYLGKHLGDLAAAGAFPAPLLPAVAGIRATALGASEYSVQLSGQTGTISAPGKVLPRRNMQVLKPNIDFTSDPSADEIAAAIRAHFVAFDLDINLAETALAFDWRGSPDYQRIRALADGIHDALSSYLGGGGILYVMLDGDIAYTLGGILQNELQISNDMLVIDGIILRDFDYIDLGKIRLPSFTVPLTVKSLLFREEPGASKTDRIFASGDEAGRQHHQKHAHGQHHHHAHAHDHAHHHHSHKHDGHDD, encoded by the coding sequence ATGTCGCAGAAAAAACCTGATAATTCGCCTGCCTCGCATACAGTTGCGGACCATGCTTTTGGTGATTTTTTCCCGCATGAACATGACGGCGATGCTGATCACGACCATGATGATATTGATCCGGGCCCGCTTGAGGATAACCCGATATGGCAGCGCGATAATGTGACGCTTAGCACGGTTGGTGTTGATATTGGGTCATCTGGCACACAAGTTATCTTTTCGCAGATTCATTTACAGCGGCTGAATGATTCGCTTGCCAGCCGCTATGTGATTGTCGATCGGGTCACTGATTTTGAATCTCCGGTCAGCTTTACCCCGTTCATCGATCAAAAAACCATTGATGCGGTTGCCTTGGGACGGATCATTGATGCCGCATATGCCGAGGCGGGTATCCTGCCGCGACAGATTGATATTGGTGTGGTGATTCTGACCGGTGAGGCGTTACGCCGTGATAATGCGGCGGCGGTCGCCGAGGTTATTGCTGAAAAGGGCGGTGAGTTTGTTACCGCAACCGCTGGTAACCATATGGAGGCAATGTTGGCCGCCTTTGGTTCGGGTGCAGCCAAGGCCAGCCATGATCAGGAAAACCGTATTTTGAATATTGATATCGGCGGTGGCACGACCAAATTGGCATTGCTGGATCACGGGAAAATTGTCTGGACGGCGGCGTTGGATATTGGCGGGCGGCTGATTGCCATTGATGATGGTAAGATCGTGCGGCTGGATGCGGCGGGTCGGCTTCATGCCAAAACCGCTGGTCATGATTTTGAGCTTGGCCAATCCGTTGCGGCTGAAACAATGGATCAGATTGCTGCTGGCATGGCGCGTGCTCTGGTCAATGCGCTGGGTGGTATGATGACGGATGAAGTGGCGGCATTGTTCCTGACCGATTTGCCAGATGATCTGACCGATATTCAGGCGGTAATGTTTTCCGGCGGGGTTGCTGAATATGTTTATCAGCGTGAGACACAAAATTTTGGTGATCTCGGGTTTTATCTTGGCAAACATCTTGGCGATCTTGCCGCTGCTGGTGCGTTTCCGGCGCCACTGCTGCCGGCAGTCGCCGGTATTCGAGCAACAGCGCTTGGCGCCTCGGAATATTCGGTTCAGCTAAGCGGCCAGACTGGCACGATCAGCGCCCCGGGCAAAGTGTTGCCGCGCCGCAATATGCAGGTGCTAAAGCCAAATATTGATTTTACCAGCGACCCGTCAGCCGACGAGATTGCCGCCGCGATTCGCGCGCATTTTGTCGCCTTCGACCTTGATATTAATCTGGCAGAAACGGCGCTTGCTTTCGATTGGCGGGGCAGCCCTGATTATCAGCGCATTCGGGCGCTGGCTGATGGTATTCATGATGCTTTGTCCAGCTATCTTGGCGGTGGCGGCATTCTTTATGTGATGCTGGATGGGGACATTGCCTATACGCTTGGCGGTATCTTGCAGAATGAATTGCAGATCAGCAACGATATGCTGGTCATTGACGGAATTATCCTTCGCGATTTTGATTATATCGATCTTGGCAAAATTCGGTTGCCGTCATTTACCGTGCCGCTGACCGTAAAGTCACTGCTGTTCCGTGAGGAACCGGGCGCAAGCAAAACTGACCGAATTTTTGCCAGCGGCGATGAGGCCGGCCGCCAGCATCATCAAAAACACGCGCATGGCCAGCACCACCACCATGCCCATGCCCATGACCATGCTCATCACCATCACAGTCATAAGCATGATGGGCATGATGATTAG
- a CDS encoding cupin domain-containing protein, protein MDEKKPANETKTDSAESPAGHYHSQKDRIFVRSIQGAYNLTEELERLRSMPRVKKAKEIKFVDGPQAYSRHYMQPKDGVTQLFHIHLEEYGPGGKSQKHGHVNEAAFYILDGDGYEIHDGIRYDWTAGDVAIVHNNCVHQHFNASDTKPARALVLKTKPMFLFMNMLFQKQVEPRSADPAPGGENFVVREEEEDFNHPEGGY, encoded by the coding sequence ATGGACGAGAAAAAACCGGCAAATGAGACCAAAACCGACAGTGCAGAGAGTCCTGCCGGTCACTATCACAGCCAGAAAGACCGTATTTTTGTAAGGTCGATCCAAGGTGCGTATAACCTGACCGAAGAGCTGGAGAGGCTGCGGTCGATGCCGCGCGTCAAAAAGGCGAAGGAAATCAAATTCGTTGATGGCCCACAAGCCTATTCCCGCCATTACATGCAGCCAAAAGACGGGGTTACGCAGCTATTTCACATCCATTTGGAAGAATATGGCCCGGGCGGCAAATCGCAAAAGCATGGCCATGTGAACGAAGCCGCATTTTATATTCTGGATGGCGATGGCTATGAAATCCATGATGGTATCCGCTATGACTGGACCGCAGGTGACGTGGCGATTGTCCACAATAACTGCGTTCATCAGCATTTTAACGCTAGCGACACCAAGCCAGCGCGCGCCCTTGTCCTGAAAACCAAACCGATGTTCCTGTTCATGAATATGCTGTTCCAAAAACAAGTCGAACCGCGTTCAGCAGACCCGGCACCGGGCGGTGAGAACTTTGTCGTTCGTGAAGAAGAAGAAGATTTCAATCATCCGGAAGGGGGCTATTAG
- a CDS encoding 3-methyl-2-oxobutanoate hydroxymethyltransferase — protein MGDKVSLASLAAMKARGEKIVGMVVWDTHMAKIVDRIGVEIASVGDTVGHNLWGQANPLEITMDQMMPVCQAVRRGVKNALVSADFPFGPLQAGPQQAVDAAIRMVKEAGVDMIKLDGAAEAPEGVEALVKAGIPVWAQFGVTPQTALAYGMEYKSMNTADAVVPDEMVDTLIRQAKMLEDAGASLLDFTNSGPIVGPAVVEAVTIPVIGGFGGGPWLDGRVRMAHAAIGYSAAAVDSDAENYANVGKIAFDALSECAADIRAGKQIKGATKR, from the coding sequence ATGGGTGACAAGGTCAGTTTAGCGTCGCTGGCAGCGATGAAGGCAAGAGGCGAGAAAATTGTCGGCATGGTTGTATGGGACACCCATATGGCCAAGATCGTTGATCGCATCGGTGTCGAAATTGCGTCGGTGGGCGATACGGTTGGACATAATCTATGGGGCCAGGCGAACCCGCTTGAAATAACCATGGATCAGATGATGCCGGTTTGTCAGGCGGTGCGCCGCGGGGTCAAGAATGCGCTGGTCAGTGCGGATTTCCCCTTTGGCCCATTACAGGCTGGCCCGCAACAGGCGGTGGATGCGGCAATCCGTATGGTTAAGGAAGCCGGCGTCGATATGATCAAGCTGGATGGCGCTGCCGAGGCGCCTGAAGGGGTCGAAGCGTTGGTCAAGGCAGGTATTCCTGTTTGGGCGCAATTTGGTGTTACGCCGCAAACCGCGCTGGCTTATGGTATGGAATATAAATCTATGAATACCGCCGATGCGGTGGTGCCAGATGAAATGGTTGACACGTTGATCCGTCAGGCAAAAATGCTGGAAGATGCCGGGGCATCATTGCTGGATTTCACCAATTCAGGGCCGATCGTCGGACCAGCGGTCGTCGAGGCTGTCACGATACCGGTGATTGGTGGTTTTGGGGGCGGTCCATGGCTTGATGGACGGGTGCGGATGGCGCATGCGGCGATTGGCTATAGCGCTGCGGCAGTCGATAGCGATGCGGAGAACTATGCCAATGTTGGCAAGATCGCCTTTGATGCGCTTAGCGAATGTGCGGCTGATATCCGTGCCGGGAAACAAATCAAAGGCGCCACGAAGCGCTAG
- a CDS encoding zinc-binding dehydrogenase yields the protein MAEKVQAAVRTGPHKTEYREYDMPDVPEDGALLKMEVAGICGTDVKFYAKPPIEEPVIMGHENIGYIAKAGKQFMQRKGVKEGDLVFVEHYVPCFQCEWCHQGDYRLCMGTDWRKNPDGLRYGYTSASRAPHLWGGFAEYMYLPWNAVLHKVPTRLSPELAGIVTPMANGIQWALFDCGVGYNSSVLIQGPGQQGLSQVIACKQAGASLIIVTGTGKDVYRLEVAKKLGADVVINVDAEDPLAKVREATGGLGVDVSLDCTAGAGTIPVLFGLEALRRKGGTMLIQGETATFPNFPLAQVANKYVTIKAARGHNYQSCELALQQLASDRFALDLIATHRFGLKDVDAAIKAVGASDGVIHVSLMPWQ from the coding sequence TTGGCGGAAAAAGTTCAGGCGGCGGTTCGCACCGGCCCGCATAAAACCGAATATCGGGAATATGATATGCCGGATGTGCCCGAGGACGGCGCGCTGCTTAAGATGGAAGTTGCCGGGATCTGTGGTACGGATGTGAAATTCTATGCCAAGCCGCCGATTGAAGAACCGGTGATTATGGGGCATGAAAATATCGGTTATATTGCCAAAGCTGGCAAACAGTTCATGCAACGTAAAGGCGTCAAAGAAGGCGATCTGGTTTTCGTTGAACATTATGTGCCGTGTTTTCAATGCGAATGGTGTCATCAGGGGGATTACCGGCTTTGCATGGGAACCGACTGGCGCAAAAACCCTGATGGGTTGCGTTATGGCTATACTTCGGCAAGTCGTGCGCCGCATCTGTGGGGCGGTTTTGCAGAATATATGTATCTGCCATGGAACGCCGTGTTGCATAAGGTGCCAACCAGGCTTTCGCCTGAGCTTGCCGGCATTGTTACGCCGATGGCCAATGGCATTCAATGGGCGTTGTTTGATTGTGGTGTTGGCTATAATTCCTCGGTTTTGATTCAAGGGCCGGGCCAGCAGGGCCTGTCGCAGGTCATTGCCTGTAAACAGGCCGGCGCGTCGCTGATCATTGTTACCGGAACGGGCAAGGATGTGTACCGGCTTGAGGTTGCCAAGAAACTTGGTGCGGATGTGGTCATTAATGTTGATGCCGAAGACCCGCTTGCCAAGGTTCGCGAGGCAACGGGTGGTCTTGGGGTTGATGTGTCACTTGATTGTACTGCGGGTGCTGGCACCATTCCGGTGCTGTTTGGCCTTGAGGCGTTGCGGCGCAAAGGCGGCACTATGCTGATCCAAGGCGAAACCGCAACATTCCCGAATTTTCCGTTGGCGCAGGTCGCCAATAAATATGTCACGATTAAAGCGGCGCGCGGCCATAACTACCAATCATGCGAACTGGCGCTTCAACAGCTCGCCTCTGATCGCTTTGCGCTTGATTTGATTGCAACGCACCGCTTTGGCCTGAAAGATGTCGATGCGGCAATTAAGGCTGTGGGTGCGAGTGACGGCGTTATTCATGTCTCGCTAATGCCGTGGCAATAG
- a CDS encoding cupin domain-containing protein: MAWKESKVWLDGLENKNLYQQLLDDAEAAPVRNAGRKKVVHPNEMPWEMSRQGLLKHLLNEQMNTRMETVDAYMQIIPPGSHSGKHRHLAEECLYVVEGNGYDLHQDCDVEITDDYHWKPQDKIQKFEWEAGDLIYVPPNTIHQHFNADPKRPARLISVINRIFKHSGLNDLEQIEDAPEYVEGMTLTPEIVADFIKNRD; encoded by the coding sequence ATGGCCTGGAAAGAAAGCAAAGTCTGGCTCGATGGGCTGGAAAATAAGAACCTCTATCAGCAGCTTTTGGACGATGCCGAGGCGGCGCCAGTGCGCAATGCTGGTCGGAAAAAAGTTGTTCACCCCAACGAAATGCCATGGGAAATGTCGCGTCAGGGACTGCTCAAGCATTTGCTGAACGAACAGATGAACACCCGCATGGAAACGGTTGACGCCTATATGCAGATCATCCCGCCCGGGTCACATTCGGGCAAGCATCGCCATCTGGCCGAAGAGTGTCTTTATGTGGTCGAAGGCAATGGTTATGATTTGCACCAAGATTGCGATGTTGAAATCACCGATGACTACCATTGGAAACCGCAGGACAAAATCCAGAAATTTGAGTGGGAAGCTGGCGATTTGATTTATGTTCCGCCGAACACAATCCATCAGCATTTCAACGCAGACCCAAAACGGCCGGCGCGGCTCATTTCAGTCATCAACCGTATTTTCAAACATTCGGGATTGAATGATCTGGAACAAATCGAAGATGCGCCCGAATATGTCGAGGGTATGACGCTGACACCTGAAATCGTCGCCGACTTTATCAAGAACCGCGACTAA
- a CDS encoding ABC transporter substrate-binding protein has protein sequence MSRPVYTTVTRTQGNNHALKEGIVKPNGFDLEFIDMPVLVHGFRKMVRNLEFDISEMAATTYLCAREHGVKFTALPIFLVRDFHHKAIRYNVNSGIKTPQDLMGRRVGVNRGYTVTTGVWARGFLQSEHGVDLNKITWVLSGDEHVADYQPPANVVPIEDGKDMEAMLISGELDAAIGVAVEHENIRTLIDQPFDAAVAAVRDQGIYPINHLMVVRDDVLEQNPDIAAELFDLFVRSKQLYLETLRNGDIAAPTKIEQIHAAVDPILGDPLPYGIESNRLVLETLVKHARDQNIITKPVEIDSLFAPACRDLNG, from the coding sequence ATGTCCCGTCCTGTCTACACAACTGTTACCCGTACCCAAGGCAATAATCACGCATTAAAGGAAGGCATCGTCAAACCCAATGGCTTTGACCTCGAATTTATTGATATGCCGGTACTTGTTCATGGCTTTCGTAAAATGGTGCGTAATCTCGAATTCGATATCAGTGAAATGGCGGCAACCACCTATCTATGCGCACGTGAACATGGTGTGAAATTTACCGCCTTGCCAATTTTTCTAGTTCGCGATTTTCACCATAAGGCAATCCGCTATAATGTGAATTCCGGCATCAAGACACCACAGGATTTGATGGGCCGCCGGGTTGGCGTTAATCGCGGCTATACCGTTACCACCGGCGTTTGGGCGCGCGGCTTTTTGCAATCCGAACATGGCGTCGATTTGAATAAAATCACATGGGTACTGTCGGGTGATGAGCATGTTGCCGATTATCAGCCACCGGCAAATGTTGTGCCGATTGAAGATGGCAAAGATATGGAAGCCATGTTGATTTCAGGCGAGCTTGACGCGGCGATCGGGGTAGCGGTTGAACATGAAAATATCCGGACGCTCATCGACCAGCCCTTTGACGCTGCGGTGGCCGCCGTTCGTGATCAGGGCATCTATCCGATTAACCATCTGATGGTGGTGCGCGACGATGTGCTGGAACAAAATCCGGATATTGCGGCCGAGCTATTTGATCTCTTTGTGCGCTCAAAACAGCTTTATTTGGAAACGCTGCGCAATGGTGACATTGCCGCACCAACCAAGATTGAACAGATTCACGCTGCGGTTGACCCAATCCTTGGCGACCCGCTGCCTTATGGTATCGAGTCAAACCGGCTGGTTCTGGAAACGCTGGTAAAGCATGCGCGCGATCAGAATATCATCACCAAGCCAGTCGAGATTGACTCGCTGTTTGCGCCGGCCTGCCGCGATTTGAACGGCTAG
- a CDS encoding 4-carboxy-4-hydroxy-2-oxoadipate aldolase/oxaloacetate decarboxylase: MSVVIQNIKRAAADTVAELGRYGVATIHEAQDRTGLMAPYMRPIWTGAHISGTAVTVSVPPCDNWMIHVAIEQCQPGDIMVIAPTSFSDAGYFGDLLGASLKAHGVSGVVLDAGCRDIAVLREAGFPVWSKAISAQGTVKETLGDVNIPIVCASQIVHPGDVIVADDDGIVVVPRLQADEIAKKSAAREAREDQIRARYDAGELGIDINNMRPRLAEKGLVYKDME, encoded by the coding sequence ATGAGCGTAGTTATTCAAAATATCAAACGGGCAGCGGCAGATACAGTTGCCGAACTTGGCCGGTATGGCGTTGCCACAATTCATGAGGCGCAGGATCGCACTGGCCTGATGGCGCCCTATATGCGGCCCATTTGGACCGGTGCGCATATCAGCGGCACTGCCGTCACAGTCAGTGTGCCGCCTTGTGACAATTGGATGATCCATGTTGCGATCGAACAGTGCCAGCCGGGCGATATTATGGTGATTGCGCCGACGTCTTTTTCGGATGCTGGCTATTTTGGTGATTTGCTTGGGGCGTCGTTAAAGGCGCATGGGGTCAGCGGCGTTGTGCTTGATGCTGGCTGCCGCGATATTGCCGTTTTGCGAGAAGCAGGATTTCCTGTCTGGTCAAAGGCGATTTCAGCGCAAGGGACGGTCAAGGAAACCTTGGGCGATGTGAATATTCCGATTGTTTGTGCTAGTCAGATCGTTCATCCGGGCGATGTGATTGTCGCCGATGATGATGGAATTGTTGTGGTGCCACGATTGCAGGCTGACGAAATTGCCAAAAAATCAGCTGCGCGTGAAGCCCGCGAAGATCAGATCAGAGCCAGATATGACGCCGGCGAGCTGGGCATTGATATCAATAATATGCGGCCGCGCCTTGCCGAAAAGGGGCTTGTTTATAAAGACATGGAATAG
- a CDS encoding alpha/beta fold hydrolase, which yields MAFVDIDGIRTHYQIEGNGPALLMFAPGGFDATMDKWRHFGVYQRINLLGHLPDHFQCILFDRRENGESGGRVEAIGWSDFVGQAVGLLDHLGVEAAHLMGGCMGCSPVLAMAAHYPERVRSMVHYWPVGGARYRINAHQRFAAHADYVAANGLGGIVSLVQSHDKNFSQDPAGGPWNNVIRKDKDFAAHYAAMDQTQYLEILRQMVGGLFDRDTAPGATAEDLLSLHIPSLIVPGKDAAHATSAARYLEEVLEGSDYWDLPPDAQTEQNVPERVLAFLRSV from the coding sequence ATGGCGTTTGTCGATATTGATGGAATTCGCACGCATTACCAGATTGAAGGCAATGGCCCCGCTTTGCTGATGTTTGCGCCGGGCGGGTTTGATGCAACGATGGATAAATGGCGGCATTTTGGCGTTTATCAGCGGATAAATTTGTTGGGGCATCTTCCCGACCATTTTCAATGCATCCTCTTTGACCGGCGTGAAAATGGCGAGTCAGGTGGCCGTGTCGAGGCAATTGGCTGGTCAGATTTTGTTGGTCAGGCGGTTGGCTTGCTTGATCATCTGGGGGTTGAGGCTGCGCATCTTATGGGTGGATGTATGGGCTGCTCGCCGGTTCTGGCGATGGCGGCGCATTATCCAGAACGGGTGCGCTCAATGGTTCATTATTGGCCGGTTGGCGGGGCGCGATACCGGATTAACGCACATCAACGTTTTGCCGCCCATGCTGATTATGTGGCCGCGAACGGCCTTGGCGGTATTGTATCACTTGTGCAAAGCCATGATAAAAATTTTTCGCAAGATCCTGCTGGTGGGCCGTGGAATAATGTGATCCGCAAGGATAAAGATTTTGCCGCGCATTATGCGGCAATGGATCAGACGCAGTATCTGGAAATTTTGCGGCAGATGGTTGGCGGCTTATTTGACCGTGATACCGCGCCGGGTGCAACGGCCGAGGATTTGCTGTCCCTTCACATTCCCAGCCTGATCGTACCGGGCAAGGATGCCGCCCATGCCACATCGGCGGCGCGCTATCTTGAAGAGGTGCTGGAGGGATCGGACTATTGGGATCTTCCGCCTGATGCCCAGACCGAGCAAAATGTACCAGAACGAGTTCTGGCGTTTTTGCGCTCGGTCTAG